In one window of Bradysia coprophila strain Holo2 chromosome IV unlocalized genomic scaffold, BU_Bcop_v1 contig_106, whole genome shotgun sequence DNA:
- the LOC119070771 gene encoding histone H1C-like — protein sequence MADTAVTEAAPPATSSPAAKKSKAASAASKKPRVKPTHPPTADMVNAAIKSLKERGGSSLQAIKKYITANYKIDAEKLSPFIKKYLKSAVTGGKLIQTKGKGASGSFKLSATVAKAKSESAPKKAAAKPKKAKAATGEKKPKAKKAASPAKKKPAAKSAEKKKKAAAPAKAAKKAGSVKAPKAPKEKSTKPKAAAKSQKHQNPRRQLQPRKQHQRRQLHQKRSKFTGIFANYKLQ from the coding sequence atggcCGATACTGCTGTGACCGAAGCTGCTCCCCCAGCCACCTCATCTCCGGCTGCAAAGAAGAGCAAAGCTGCTTCTGCTGCATCGAAAAAACCACGAGTGAAACCAACTCATCCGCCAACAGCCGATATGGTTAATGCTGCTATCAAAAGCCTGAAGGAACGTGGTGGTTCATCGTTGCAGGCAATCAAGAAGTACATCACAGCCAATTACAAGATCGATGCCGAGAAACTATCGCCATTCATCAAGAAATACCTGAAGAGTGCCGTTACCGGTGGCAAATTGATTCAAACCAAAGGCAAGGGTGCATCTGGTTCATTCAAACTTTCTGCTACTGTTGCAAAAGCAAAGTCCGAATCGGCACCGAAGAAAGCCGCTGCCAAGCCCAAGAAAGCTAAAGCAGCAACCGGTGAAAAGAAACCGAAAGCCAAGAAAGCTGCATCTCCAGCTAAGAAGAAGCCTGCAGCCAAAAGTgctgaaaagaagaagaaagctGCAGCACCAGCTAAAGCAGCAAAGAAGGCTGGCTCCGTGAAGGCACCAAAAGCCCCAAAAGAAAAGTCAACGAAACCGAAAGCTGCCGCTAAAAGccaaaaacaccaaaacccaaGAAGGCAGCTCCAGCCAAGAAAGCAGCACCAAAGAAGGCAGCTGCAccaaaaaagaagtaaattcACGGGAATTTTCGCCAATTATAAATTGCAATGA